A region from the Drosophila ananassae strain 14024-0371.13 chromosome 2L, ASM1763931v2, whole genome shotgun sequence genome encodes:
- the LOC6499853 gene encoding fatty acyl-CoA reductase wat codes for METDIQSFYREKVIFITGATGFVGKVIIEKLLRSTEVKRIYVLIRPKRGREVQDRVSLWQKDLIFQPLLDIKPTAFDKVRAIAGDCIEPDLGISEPDRKLLTSEVQIVIHGAATVRFNQSLHVALAINTRATRLMIQLAKEMRNLQSYVHISTAFSNCVADYIEERFHTELLTRSSDQVLSLFEKESSETIDDMTTDLLGPFPNSYTYTKALGEDVVLREAENLPICIFRPAIIIASFKEPTSGWIDNLYGPVAITYGVAYGVLRVVLLDVKQQNSVVPVDYCANMALALARETAQKKKTHPNGSTPPIYNFAPSEGNLLTYGDFRAKALKYGSNYPVTNMIWYPFLLCIRCPWLFSIAAFLLHTLPGYFIDLALRISGRKPRLGKIYEKIHTTIKVLGPFSCRSWKFEMANKERLWQSMSREDQSIFNFDMLHLDWDQYFNRALCGMRLYLGKEPPTIESYIQGQKRLRMFHVLHRLVQALLLYVAYLTVRSLLELVFNLS; via the exons ATGGAAACCGATATCCAAAGTTTTTATCGAGAAAAGGTAATTTTTATCACGGGTGCGACTGGATTCGTTGGAAAAG TAATCATCGAGAAACTGTTACGCAGCACAGAGGTTAAACGTATCTATGTACTGATCAGACCAAAACGGGGTCGGGAAGTTCAGGATCGAGTATCGCTTTGGCAAAAAGATCTT ATTTTTCAACCTCTACTGGACATTAAGCCCACGGCATTCGACAAGGTTCGAGCCATCGCAGGAGACTGCATCGAACCGGATTTGGGAATCAGTGAGCCGGACCGTAAGCTCCTGACCTCTGAGGTACAGATCGTTATCCATGGAGCTGCTACCGTGCGGTTCAATCAAAGCCTTCATGTAGCTCTGGCCATCAACACACGAGCCACCCGATTGATGATCCAACTGGCCAAAGAGATGAGGAATCTACAGTCCTATGTCCATATCTCCACTGCCTTTTCCAACTGCGTGGCAGATTACATCGAGGAGAGGTTCCACACGGAGCTGCTGACGCGCTCCTCGGACCAGGTCCTATCCCTTTTCGAAAAGGAGAGCAGCGAGACCATAGACGATATGACCACTGATCTCCTGGGCCCATTTCCGAACTCCTACACCTATACCAAGGCCCTTGGAGAGGATGTGGTCCTACGAGAGGCGGAAAATCTGCCAATCTGCATCTTTCGACCTGCCATCA tcATCGCCAGTTTCAAGGAACCCACCTCAGGATGGATCGACAATTTGTACGGACCAGTCGCCATTACTTATGGCGTCGCCTATGGAGTCCTTCGTGTGGTCCTGTTGGACGTGAAGCAACAGAACAGTGTGGTGCCAGTGGACTACTGTGCCAACATGGCACTGGCTCTCGCCCGGGAAACTgcccagaaaaaaaaaacccacccAAACGGCTCTACGCCTCCAATATACAACTTTGCTCCCAGCGAGGGAAACCTACTAACTTATGGTGATTTCAGGGCAAAGGCCTTGAAGTACGGATCGAATTATCCCGTAACGAATATGATATGGTACCCCTTCCTGCTCTGCATCAGGTGTCCTTGGCTTTTTTCCATAGCAGCTTTCCTTCTCCACACTTTACCCGGATACTTTATTGATCTGGCACTGCGGATAAGTGGACGAAAGCCTCGTCTGGGCAAGATTTACGAGAAAATACACACGACCATAAAGGTGCTGGGTCCGTTCTCTTGCCGAAGCTGGAAATTCGAAATGGCCAATAAGGAACGACTATGGCAGAGCATGTCCCGCGAAGACCAAAGCATTTTCAACTTTGACATGTTGCACCTGGATTGGGATCAGTACTTTAATAGGGCCCTATGTGGAATGCGTCTGTATTTGGGAAAAGAACCTCCCACAATAGAGTCCTACATCCAGGGCCAGAAAAGATTACGAAT GTTTCACGTCCTTCACCGGTTAGTGCAGGCGTTGCTGCTTTATGTGGCTTATTTAACAGTACGATCTCTCCTTGagttagtttttaatttatcatAA
- the LOC6499852 gene encoding fatty acyl-CoA reductase wat, with the protein METEIQGFYRNKTVFITGGTGFLGKVVIEKLLRTTEVKKIYSLTREKRGKDIKERVEIWRNDPFFKTLRETKPSAFDRVLPVAGNCLAPDLGLSEVDRRVLTSEVQIVIHGAATVRFNEPLHVALAINTRASRLMVQLARDMRHLVAYLHVSTTFSNCFIFRVKEIFYPEHLSCGSEKVLALSQLVSPQVLDDMESALRGSFPNTYTYTKALAEDVVLKECEGLPISIFRPAIITATWKDPVAGFIDNLYGPTAMGYGTGRGILRLTSYKRNHRSNIVPADLCGNLVLASLWHTANEHSKVPRRDPSIQPTIYALAPTETNDLFSQDLVKMALESRKTSALTKMIWYPFCYNVSSPRLFPILAFFYHTLPGYFFDLALQLSGRKPRLVKIYRKLHSGLALMKYFLQNNFYFDIKNSDRLFTLMSQEDRCLYDFDMENVDWRDYLNKSIRGIRFYLAKDDPTEESIQRAQRLLKKLKFVHYSFVTLLCCISGLLLWFLIKFLCNLISC; encoded by the exons ATGGAAACCGAAATCCAAGGATTTTATCGAAACAAGACTGTTTTTATAACTGGCGGAACAGGATTTTTAGGAAAAG TGGTCATAGAGAAACTATTGCGAACTACGGAggtaaagaaaatatattcccTGACGAGGGAGAAACGTGGCAAGGACATCAAGGAGCGTGTTGAGATATGGCGAAATGATCCT tttttcaaaactcTTCGGGAAACGAAACCTTCGGCATTTGATCGAGTGCTACCCGTTGCTGGGAACTGCTTGGCTCCGGATCTGGGACTAAGTGAAGTGGATCGAAGAGTCCTCACCTCTGAAGTGCAGATCGTGATCCATGGAGCAGCCACCGTTCGATTCAATGAACCACTACACGTGGCGCTGGCAATCAACACTCGTGCCTCTCGGCTGATGGTGCAACTGGCTAGGGATATGAGGCATCTAGTCGCCTATTTGCACGTTTCTACGACGTTTTCAAACTGCTTTATCTTCCGGGTCAAGGAAATCTTCTATCCGGAACATCTGTCCTGTGGATCGGAGAAGGTTTTGGCCTTGAGCCAGTTAGTAAGCCCCCAAGTTCTGGATGACATGGAATCGGCATTAAGAGGCTCATTTCCCAATACCTATACCTATACAAAGGCCTTGGCAGAGGATGTTGTCCTTAAGGAATGTGAAGGACTGCCCATCAGCATTTTTAGACCTGCTATAA TAACTGCTACTTGGAAGGACCCAGTGGCTGGGTTTATAGACAACTTATACGGGCCAACTGCTATGGGCTATGGTACTGGCCGCGGGATCCTGCGTCTGACCAGCTACAAAAGAAACCATCGTTCCAACATCGTCCCAGCTGACTTATGTGGCAATTTAGTATTGGCATCCTTGTGGCACACTGCCAACGAGCATTCGAAAGTCCCCCGCAGAGACCCATCGATCCAACCTACTATATACGCCCTCGCACCCACAGAAACCAATGATCTTTTTTCACAGGATCTTGTCAAAATGGCACTCGAGTCTCGTAAAACGTCGGCATTGACCAAAATGATTTGGTATCCATTCTGCTACAATGTGTCCTCACCGCGGCTCTTTCCTATTTTGGCCTTTTTCTATCATACTCTTCCTGGATACTTCTTTGACCTGGCTCTCCAACTATCAGGGAGAAAACCTCGATTAGTAAAAATCTACAGGAAGCTTCATTCCGGGTTGGCacttatgaaatattttttacaaaataatttttacttTGACATCAAAAATTCGGATCGGCTTTTCACGCTGATGTCCCAGGAAGATCGATGCCTCTACGACTTCGATATGGAAAATGTGGACTGGAgagattatttaaataaaagcatTAGAGGCATAAGGTTTTACTTAGCAAAGGACGATCCGACTGAAGAATCCATTCAACGGGCTCAACGTTTACTGAAAAA ATTGAAATTCGTGCACTACTCCTTCGTGACCTTACTGTGTTGCATCTCTGGACTATTGTTGTGGTTTCTAATTaaatttctttgtaatttgATTTCGTGTTGA